The Cygnus olor isolate bCygOlo1 chromosome 33, bCygOlo1.pri.v2, whole genome shotgun sequence genome contains a region encoding:
- the LOC121062637 gene encoding E3 ubiquitin-protein ligase TRIM39-like — translation MASLLPAPEWQRMILCSFCQELFKTLLTFDGCKHRICCFCARRIWGQVGAARHCPQCSMLPPARGTKDKGQADGDGDGSQAAAPEPEQECQEHQEALELFCLEDQTPICALCTESLAHRTHTPVPMEEAAEEYKRKLEATVKLLQQQKLEAWSLKFQQEEKVAEWKNTVSREREKIEKEFEKLHDFLDEEEEQLQRKLKQEEKRTATKLRNSVTQLAKQSQALGKLITEIKERCQQPPLGLLKDIQSLLSRSENIQAQKQAGVSAELQDTYNIPTIRIFEFLNQFKVQMTLDPKSAHPSLLLSEDGQSVSHGGVRQELPDYPERFDPYVFVLGSLRITAGRCYWEVEVGDQTEWDIGVCREAVKRKGKGPLSPQAGFWRMWLRNGDQYKVLLSHPITLSVKQKPKRVGIYLDYKGGEVSFYNVTHQTHLYTYSGAFRDALRPFFSPGLSQGGRNASPLVVCPSMNQNEG, via the exons ATGGCTTCTCTGCTCCCGGCCCCAGAATGGCAGAGGATGATTTTGTGCTCCTTCTGCCAGGAGCTCTTCAAGACATTGTTGACCTTTGATGGCTGCAAGCACCGgatctgctgcttttgtgccAGACGAATCTGGGGCCAAGTGGGTGCTGCCAGGCACTGTCCTCAGTGCAGCATGCTCCCTCCAGCAAGGGGCACCAAGGACAAGGGACAAGCAGATGGAGACGGAGACGGGAGCCAGGCAGCGGCTCCAGAGCCTGAGCAGGAGTGCCAAGAGCACCAGGAGGCCCTTGAGCTCTTCTGCCTGGAGGACCAAACCCCCATTTGTGCCCTCTGCACCGAGTCACTGGCTCACCGCACCCACACCCCAGTGCCCATGGAGGAGGCTGCCGAGGAGTACAAG AGGAAGCTGGAGGCAACTGTAaaactcctgcagcagcagaagctggaagcATGGAGCCTGAAGTTCcagcaggaggagaaagtgGCGGAGTGGAAG AATACAGtttccagagagagagagaagattGAGAAGGAGTTTGAAAAGCTGCATGACTTCTTGGACGAAGAGGAGGAGCAGCTCCAGAGGAAGCTGAAGCAAGAGGAGAAGAGAACAGCCACCAAGCTCCGCAACAGTGTCACCCAGCTGGCCAAGCAGAGCCAAGCTCTGGGCAAGCTCATCACCGAGATCAAGGAGAGGTGCCAGCAGCCACCTTTGGGGCTGCTGAAG gACATACAAAGCTTGCTGAGCAG GAGTGAAAACATCCAGGCACAGAAGCAGGCAGGTGtctcagctgagctgcaggacaCGTACAACATCCCCACCATCAGAATTTTTGAGTTTCTAAACCAATTTAAAG TGCAAATGACGTTGGACCCAAAGTCTGCtcaccccagcctcctcctgtcCGAGGACGGCCAGAGCGTGAGCCATGGGGGAGTGCGGCAGGAGCTGCCAGACTACCCGGAGAGATTTGACCCTTACGTCTTCGTGCTGGGATCACTGAGAATTACAGCAGGGAGGTGCTActgggaggtggaggtgggAGACCAGACCGAGTGGGACATCGGGGTGTGCAGGGAGGCtgtgaagaggaaggggaaaggtcCCCTGTCCCCACAAGCCGGCTTCTGGAGGATGTGGCTGAGGAATGGTGACCAGTACAAGGTCctcctgtcccatcccatcaCCCTTTCCGTCAAACAAAAGCCAAAGAGAGTGGGGATCTACTTGGATTACAAAGGTGGGGAAGTGTCCTTTTACAACGTGACCCACCAGACCCACCTGTATACTTACAGTGGGGCTTTCAGAGATGCACTGCGACCCTTCTTCAGCCCTGGCTTGTCCCAGGGAGGGAGAAATGCATCTCCCCTTGTGGTCTGCCCATCCATGAATCAGAATGAGGGATGA